In one window of Miscanthus floridulus cultivar M001 chromosome 12, ASM1932011v1, whole genome shotgun sequence DNA:
- the LOC136495748 gene encoding F-box/WD repeat-containing protein pof1-like has protein sequence MLLRPLYAWPVSQLYSVLSAREKQSASPTPPKPQTQPPPQTHTQQQYQQAPPPPQQPQPKQAAVAGAGAGAGARAAARAAGRVLGRPMEDVRATYTSGRELSFSSTSFASFSSSSSSSTTFASSSPHSAFPPPAAMPPPQPQGPCKALAVLRDHVGSVSSLSLCGEFLLSASTGGDIVAWQQPDLRRFARFGHGENGGSVKALAAAGGRVFFAHQDGRIRVWRVSRRSRSQNVFKLVAALPTARDYLGRVFRQTSYVQTTARRSHRRLWIEHADSISCLAVAATVHNAALLYSGSWDRTLKVWRIADRKCLEYIRAHDDAVNAVAAGSGSADGRVKAWEKGKASHFLQGVLIARDGVFWNALAVAASDHRVYAAGSDGHVAGWDRRALDPRVRCEGARHASAVPLRRQGPALHLAPPTRPSAFGAGRAAASWPRDMMWSPWQVLNVLLLAWIFLIWLSRRLSSGQPLCPMQIVLLFWLKISSSGYRANNSILYLITRSFVHLTRA, from the exons ATGCTGCTAAGGCCTTTGTATGCATGGCCGGTGTCCCAGCTGTACTCGGTCTTATCTGCTCGTGAGAAG CAGTCGGCGTCGCCGACCCCGCCCAAGCCCCAGACCCAGCCGCCGCCACAGACGCATACGCAGCAGCAGTACCAGcaggccccgccgccgccgcagcagccgcaGCCGAAGCAGGCGGCAgtcgcgggggcgggggcgggggcgggggcgaggGCAGCGGCGAGGGCGGCGGGGCGCGTGCTGGGGCGGCCCATGGAGGACGTGCGCGCGACCTACACCTCCGGCCGTGAGCTCtccttctcctccacctccttcgcatccttctcctcctcctcctcctcctccaccaccttcgCCTCCTCTTCACCCCACTCCGCTTTCCCGCCGCCCGCTGcgatgccgccgccgcagccgcaggGCCCGTGCAAGGCGCTGGCGGTGCTGCGGGACCACGTGGGCTCCGTCTCCAGCCTCTCGCTCTGCGGGGAGTTCCTACTCAGCGCGTCCACGGGCGGCGACATCGTGGCGTGGCAGCAGCCTGACCTGCGGCGCTTCGCGCGGTTCGGCCACGGCGAGAACGGTGGCTCCGTCAAGGCGCTGGCGGCCGCGGGCGGGCGGGTCTTCTTCGCGCACCAGGACGGCCGCATCCGCGTCTGGCGCGTCTCCCGCCGCTCCCGCTCCCAGAACGTCTTCAAGCTCGTCGCCGCGCTGCCCACCGCCAGGGACTACCTGGGCCGGGTGTTCCGCCAGACCAGCTACGTGCAAACGACGGCGCGGCGCAGCCACCGGCGCCTCTGGATCGAGCACGCCGACAGCATCTcctgcctcgccgtcgccgccaccgtGCACAACGCCGCGCTTCTCTACTCGGGCTCCTGGGACCGCACGCTCAAGGTCTGGCGCATCGCTGACCGCAAGTGCCTCGAGTACATCCGCGCCCACGACGACGCCGTCAACGCCGTCGCcgccggctccggctccgccGACGGCCGCGTCAAGGCGTGGGAGAAGGGCAAGGCGTCGCATTTCCTCCAGGGCGTCCTCATCGCCCGAGATGGCGTGTTCTGGAACGCGCTCGCCGTCGCCGCATCCGACCACCGGGTCTACGCCGCGGGCTCCGACGGCCACGTCGCCGGCTGGGACCGCCGCGCGCTGGACCCTCGCGTGCGATGTGAAGGCGCACGACATGCCAGTGCTGTGCCTCTGCGTCGTCAGGGACCTGCTCTGCACCTGGCTCCGCCGACAAGACCATCGGCCTTTGGCGCCGGCAGAGCGGCGGCGAGCTGGCCAAG GGATATGATGTGGTCGCCCTGGCAAGTCCTGAACGTTTTGTTGTTGGCTTGGATATTTCTGATCTGGCTGTCAAGAAGGCTAAGCAG TGGTCAGCCTCTTTGCCCAATGCAGATTGTTTTACTTTTCTGgctgaagatttcttcaagtggATACCGAGCGAACAATTCGATCTTATATTTGATTACAC GTTCTTTTGTGCACTTGACCCGAGCTTGA